The following coding sequences are from one Gemmatimonadales bacterium window:
- the trpD gene encoding anthranilate phosphoribosyltransferase, translating into MPPHSHSQSALESAVDLLDRGERLDDAATEAAFVEIMSGAAPEALIERLLLALRSRGESADHVAGAVRALRQAMLRVAHSAPESLVDTCGTGGGVITTINVSTAAAFVAAGAGATIAKHGNRSYTSRSGSADVLEALGIAIDVAPDAAATILIAARLVFLFAPAYHPAMRHVGPARRRIKGPTLMNLVGPLANPASAGRQVVGVADRARGPILAGALARLGVTHGLVVHAEIGMDEISPVGKTAIWEVRGDSVREWTFDPGLAGMSTPSLDGLEGGEPGENAARIAHLFESPREAAPALRAAVILNAAAAAYVGGLAATLEDGIGVAMKALDSGSARERLEALRKAAPAKPA; encoded by the coding sequence ATGCCGCCCCATTCTCACAGCCAATCCGCGCTCGAATCGGCAGTCGACCTGCTCGACCGGGGAGAGCGGCTCGATGACGCTGCCACCGAGGCCGCGTTTGTCGAGATCATGAGTGGCGCAGCACCTGAGGCGCTGATCGAACGGCTCCTCCTGGCGTTACGGTCACGGGGCGAGTCTGCCGATCATGTGGCCGGCGCCGTCCGGGCGCTTCGGCAGGCGATGCTGCGCGTGGCCCACTCGGCGCCGGAGTCGCTGGTCGACACCTGCGGGACCGGCGGCGGGGTGATCACCACGATCAACGTCTCGACGGCGGCAGCGTTCGTGGCGGCCGGCGCCGGGGCAACGATCGCCAAGCACGGCAATCGCAGCTACACGTCGCGGTCGGGATCCGCGGACGTCCTGGAAGCGCTTGGGATCGCCATCGACGTGGCGCCGGACGCCGCCGCCACGATTTTGATCGCCGCGCGGCTGGTCTTCCTCTTTGCGCCGGCGTATCACCCGGCGATGCGGCACGTCGGACCGGCGCGCCGGCGGATCAAGGGGCCGACGCTTATGAACCTCGTTGGGCCGCTGGCCAACCCGGCGAGCGCCGGCCGACAGGTCGTCGGCGTCGCTGATCGTGCCCGCGGGCCGATCCTGGCCGGGGCGCTGGCGCGACTCGGCGTGACGCACGGCCTCGTGGTGCATGCCGAAATCGGAATGGACGAGATCTCACCTGTGGGGAAGACGGCGATCTGGGAAGTGCGCGGCGACAGCGTTCGCGAGTGGACCTTCGATCCCGGCCTGGCGGGAATGTCGACACCGTCGCTTGACGGCCTGGAAGGCGGCGAGCCCGGCGAGAACGCGGCGCGCATCGCGCACCTCTTCGAATCGCCGCGTGAAGCGGCACCGGCGCTACGGGCAGCGGTGATCCTCAACGCGGCCGCTGCGGCATACGTTGGTGGCCTCGCAGCGACTCTTGAAGACGGGATTGGAGTTGCGATGAAGGCGCTGGACTCGGGGAGCGCACGCGAGCGCCTCGAGGCGCTGCGGAAGGCGGCGCCGGCGAAACCTGCCTGA
- the truA gene encoding tRNA pseudouridine(38-40) synthase TruA, with the protein MERAFLLFLEFDGTDFCGWQRQPHGRSVQLVVEGALSELAGSERKAVAAGRTDAGVHALAMPVSTSMPDRWTSPALLRSMNSILPREIAVREVRAVVPGTDARRSAIERRYQYDIGVGGTARSPFRSRTEWAMTVPLEVAAMQHAADAIKSQHDFRAFAAVGEPKPHYDCTVSDATWSAIPGRLRFVVAADRFLHHMVRMLVGTMVDIGRGRRPASDMVELLSRHDNSETSPPAPAAGLSFVAAKYPANCFLDECATW; encoded by the coding sequence ATGGAGCGCGCCTTCTTGCTGTTCCTGGAGTTCGATGGCACCGACTTCTGCGGCTGGCAACGACAACCCCACGGCCGGTCGGTGCAGCTGGTCGTCGAAGGGGCGCTATCCGAACTCGCTGGATCCGAACGGAAGGCTGTTGCCGCCGGGCGCACCGACGCAGGTGTCCACGCTCTCGCCATGCCGGTCAGCACCTCGATGCCTGATCGCTGGACCTCCCCGGCACTGCTCCGTTCGATGAATTCGATCCTTCCTCGCGAAATCGCCGTCCGCGAAGTCCGCGCAGTCGTTCCGGGAACAGACGCCCGGCGCTCCGCGATCGAGCGGCGGTATCAATACGACATCGGTGTCGGCGGCACGGCGCGCTCGCCCTTCAGGTCGCGTACCGAGTGGGCGATGACCGTCCCGCTCGAGGTGGCCGCCATGCAGCACGCCGCCGATGCCATCAAGTCCCAGCATGATTTCCGCGCCTTCGCCGCCGTGGGCGAGCCGAAGCCGCACTACGACTGCACCGTCAGCGACGCGACCTGGTCCGCGATCCCGGGGCGGCTCCGCTTCGTCGTCGCAGCCGACCGTTTCCTGCACCACATGGTCCGGATGCTCGTCGGCACGATGGTCGACATCGGCCGCGGTCGCCGGCCGGCGAGCGACATGGTGGAGCTCCTTTCCCGTCACGACAACAGCGAGACCTCCCCGCCGGCGCCGGCTGCGGGTCTCTCATTCGTCGCGGCGAAGTATCCGGCGAACTGTTTCCTCGACGAGTGCGCCACATGGTAG
- a CDS encoding trypsin-like peptidase domain-containing protein codes for MVVRRVAIVLAALVLCACGRHGRADAQQSTAPARTIPNRAIDAQRRTAIVDASARVAPAVVSIHVILPTPRPTMYDMFTGQSEGTPQGFGTGFIFRSDGIIVTNQHVVANAQQITVTLEDGTDVPGRVLGEDPVTDIAVIKIDKTHLPVVTIGKSSDLMIGEWAIALGNPYTYLLGNPEPTVTAGVISATGRNILPTGNLQGMYVDMIQTDAAINPGNSGGPLVNALGEVIGVNSSIFSNSGESVGLGFAIPIERVARVANEIIATSSVRRAWAGLQVAGAQNILDWKQTGGVTVQSVAPDGPAAKAGIKVGDILIKANGRTLRTFLDWEAVKIDLKVGDPIDATVKSGNSTVNHRITTGDLPTITATRVRVLQGLDLVTVTAAIREERRITTNTAGALILKIEADIAQRTGLQEGDIIYGINQEPMQSADDVTRTLSAVRPGQVFILWIERGGTRGQISLRMPS; via the coding sequence ATGGTAGTCCGTCGCGTCGCGATCGTGCTTGCCGCGCTGGTCCTCTGCGCCTGCGGTCGCCACGGACGTGCCGACGCGCAGCAGAGTACTGCGCCGGCGCGGACGATTCCCAATCGTGCGATCGATGCGCAGCGTCGCACCGCGATTGTCGACGCCAGCGCACGCGTTGCACCGGCCGTCGTGTCGATTCACGTGATCCTGCCGACACCGCGCCCGACGATGTATGACATGTTCACCGGTCAGTCGGAAGGAACACCACAGGGGTTCGGCACCGGCTTCATCTTCCGCTCCGACGGGATCATCGTCACCAACCAGCATGTCGTCGCGAACGCACAGCAGATCACCGTGACACTCGAAGACGGCACCGACGTACCAGGACGCGTGCTGGGCGAAGACCCAGTCACCGACATCGCAGTGATCAAGATCGACAAGACGCACCTTCCCGTCGTAACGATCGGCAAGTCGAGCGATCTCATGATCGGCGAATGGGCGATCGCCCTCGGCAATCCCTACACGTACCTTCTCGGCAATCCCGAACCGACGGTCACCGCGGGGGTGATCAGCGCAACCGGCCGCAACATCCTTCCCACCGGGAATCTGCAGGGGATGTATGTCGACATGATCCAGACCGATGCCGCGATCAATCCCGGCAATTCCGGCGGCCCGCTGGTCAACGCCCTCGGCGAGGTGATCGGCGTCAATTCGTCGATCTTCTCCAACTCCGGCGAATCGGTCGGCCTCGGCTTCGCCATTCCGATCGAACGCGTGGCGCGCGTCGCCAACGAAATCATTGCGACGAGTTCGGTCCGCCGCGCCTGGGCAGGGCTGCAGGTCGCCGGGGCGCAGAACATTCTCGACTGGAAGCAGACCGGCGGCGTCACGGTGCAATCGGTGGCCCCGGATGGCCCGGCGGCGAAGGCGGGGATCAAGGTCGGTGACATCCTGATCAAGGCGAACGGCCGGACGCTGCGCACCTTCCTCGACTGGGAAGCGGTGAAGATTGATCTCAAGGTCGGCGACCCGATCGATGCCACCGTCAAGTCCGGGAATTCGACCGTCAACCATCGCATCACCACTGGCGACCTGCCGACGATCACCGCCACGCGCGTCCGGGTGCTCCAGGGACTCGATCTCGTCACGGTCACGGCGGCCATCCGCGAAGAACGGCGCATCACCACCAACACCGCAGGCGCGCTGATTCTCAAGATCGAAGCCGATATCGCACAACGGACCGGCCTGCAGGAAGGCGACATCATCTACGGGATCAACCAGGAGCCGATGCAATCGGCCGACGACGTCACGCGCACGCTGTCAGCGGTGCGACCGGGACAGGTCTTCATCCTCTGGATCGAGCGCGGCGGCACCCGCGGCCAGATCTCCCTGCGCATGCCGTCGTGA
- the purB gene encoding adenylosuccinate lyase, translating to MTDSRWQSPLGTRYASPAMQRLWGEPHRIGQWRRVWLALAEAEAELGIAIPAPALAEMRAHLDDADLVAAAAFEKRFRHDVMAHVHAFGEQAPAARPFLHLGATSAFVTDNADILIMRDALTLVLGRLVEVITVLRQFALDHASLPCLAYTHFQPAQLTTVGKRATLWLQEFALDAEAIAHRLDTLPIRGCKGTTGTQASFLELFNGDHAKVRSLEARITDKLGFTQVFPVTGQTYPRKLDAQILDLLSGVAQSASKFGADLRLLQHEGELLEPFEAEQIGSSAMAYKRNPMRAERMGGLARHVISLQASGANTAASQWLERTLDDSANRRLTLPEAFLATDAILLLATNISRGLDVRPGMIDRHVREQMPFMVTERWLMLGVQGGGDRQVLHEVIRRHSHAAAAAVAAGQPNDLLDRLARDGAFDAVRQSHLEAELNPVRYVGRAPQQVGEFLAEYLDPLIERLAVRAPAPAHAELAV from the coding sequence GTGACCGATTCGCGCTGGCAGTCACCGCTCGGTACGCGGTACGCATCGCCCGCGATGCAGCGGCTGTGGGGCGAACCACACCGGATCGGGCAATGGCGGCGCGTCTGGCTCGCGCTCGCCGAAGCCGAGGCCGAACTGGGCATCGCCATTCCGGCACCCGCGCTCGCGGAGATGCGAGCCCATCTCGACGACGCCGATCTCGTCGCCGCCGCCGCCTTCGAAAAGCGCTTCCGCCACGACGTGATGGCACACGTGCATGCGTTCGGAGAACAGGCGCCGGCCGCGCGCCCATTCCTGCACCTCGGCGCCACCAGCGCATTCGTGACCGACAACGCCGACATCCTGATCATGCGGGATGCGCTCACCCTCGTCCTCGGGCGGCTCGTCGAAGTCATCACCGTGCTGCGTCAGTTCGCGCTCGATCATGCGTCACTTCCCTGCCTCGCGTACACGCACTTCCAGCCGGCACAGCTCACCACGGTCGGCAAACGTGCCACGCTCTGGCTCCAGGAGTTCGCGCTCGACGCCGAGGCGATTGCGCATCGACTCGACACGTTGCCGATCCGCGGCTGCAAGGGGACCACCGGTACGCAGGCGTCGTTCCTCGAATTGTTCAACGGCGATCACGCCAAGGTCCGGTCCCTCGAAGCGCGAATCACTGACAAGCTCGGCTTCACGCAAGTCTTCCCTGTCACCGGGCAGACGTACCCTCGGAAGCTCGATGCGCAGATCCTCGACCTGCTGAGCGGCGTGGCACAATCGGCGTCGAAGTTCGGCGCCGACCTCCGGCTGCTGCAGCACGAAGGTGAGCTTCTCGAACCGTTCGAGGCCGAGCAGATCGGCTCGAGCGCGATGGCATACAAGCGGAATCCGATGCGCGCCGAGCGGATGGGCGGACTCGCGCGCCATGTGATCTCGCTGCAGGCGAGCGGCGCGAATACCGCAGCCTCCCAGTGGCTCGAGCGCACCCTCGATGACTCGGCCAATCGCCGGCTCACCCTTCCCGAAGCATTTCTCGCCACCGACGCGATCCTCCTGTTGGCGACCAACATCAGCCGCGGCCTCGACGTGCGGCCGGGGATGATCGATCGGCATGTCCGGGAACAGATGCCGTTCATGGTTACCGAGCGCTGGCTGATGCTCGGCGTGCAGGGCGGCGGCGACCGGCAGGTGCTGCATGAGGTGATCCGGCGGCACTCGCACGCGGCCGCTGCCGCAGTCGCGGCGGGCCAGCCGAACGATCTCCTCGACCGTCTCGCGCGCGACGGTGCCTTCGATGCGGTGCGCCAGTCGCACCTCGAAGCGGAACTCAATCCTGTGCGCTACGTGGGGCGCGCACCGCAACAGGTCGGCGAATTCCTCGCCGAGTACCTCGATCCGCTCATCGAACGACTCGCCGTGCGCGCACCCGCGCCGGCGCACGCGGAGCTCGCGGTATGA
- a CDS encoding phosphoribosylaminoimidazolesuccinocarboxamide synthase, which translates to MSAPMVASALPLPLWRRGKVREVYEVGADRLLIVASDRVSAFDVVMAEAVPHKGQVLTQLSAFWFNQLATVTPSHFISASTDAIIDAIPALDGSRDQIAGRAMLVKRTDPVAFECVVRGYLAGSAWGEYRHSGTLAGEQLPQGLVESSKMPAPIFSPATKAETGHDENVTFDRVSRELGTTLADRLRSTSIAIYQAGSRIAAERGIIIADTKFEFGLDDTSTPIVIDEMLTPDSSRFWPADAYQPGRTQPSFDKQPLRDWLAAERTAGRWNGNAPPPRLPDEVVAATSSRYRDAYLRLTGHPLPEFA; encoded by the coding sequence ATGAGCGCGCCGATGGTCGCCTCCGCGCTCCCGCTGCCGCTCTGGCGGCGCGGCAAGGTGCGCGAGGTGTATGAAGTCGGTGCCGACCGGCTGCTGATTGTCGCCAGCGATCGCGTCAGTGCGTTCGACGTCGTGATGGCGGAAGCGGTGCCACACAAGGGACAGGTCCTTACGCAACTGTCGGCGTTCTGGTTCAACCAGCTCGCGACGGTCACGCCATCGCATTTCATTTCGGCGTCGACCGACGCGATCATCGACGCCATCCCCGCACTCGATGGCAGCCGCGATCAGATCGCCGGACGCGCGATGCTGGTGAAGCGCACCGACCCGGTGGCATTCGAGTGCGTCGTTCGCGGCTACCTCGCCGGATCTGCATGGGGCGAATACCGGCACTCGGGAACGCTCGCGGGTGAGCAGCTGCCACAGGGACTCGTCGAATCGTCCAAGATGCCGGCGCCGATCTTTTCTCCTGCCACCAAGGCCGAAACCGGTCACGACGAGAACGTCACCTTCGATCGCGTCTCCCGCGAGCTCGGCACAACCCTCGCCGATCGCCTTCGCAGCACGTCGATCGCGATCTATCAGGCGGGGAGCCGCATCGCAGCCGAACGCGGCATCATCATCGCCGATACGAAGTTCGAGTTCGGACTTGACGACACCAGCACCCCGATCGTCATCGATGAGATGCTCACCCCCGACTCGTCGCGCTTCTGGCCGGCGGACGCCTACCAACCGGGGCGGACCCAGCCAAGTTTCGACAAGCAGCCGTTGCGCGACTGGCTCGCCGCGGAGCGAACCGCCGGTCGATGGAACGGCAACGCACCGCCGCCGCGACTGCCCGACGAAGTGGTCGCCGCGACCAGCAGCCGATATCGTGACGCCTATCTTCGCCTCACTGGCCACCCGCTCCCGGAGTTTGCCTGA
- a CDS encoding phosphatidylserine decarboxylase family protein has translation MRVAREGWLFIAIAWTIVVVLLVAGWWPVALVMAIVACWVVAFFRDPVRNGPRGDTLVISPADGVVVSVVRIDEPDVVGGTTHRVAIFMNVFNVHVNRYPATGTVVFRKYQPGVFGHAGRDKASLENEHSDVGLSTAHGKLLVRQIAGSIARRIVTDHAVGTAVHQGDRMGLIRFGSRVDIFLPIGAAIRVKEGDRTQAGVTVIAEWT, from the coding sequence ATGCGCGTTGCACGTGAGGGGTGGCTCTTCATCGCGATCGCCTGGACGATCGTCGTCGTCCTCCTCGTCGCTGGCTGGTGGCCGGTCGCGCTCGTGATGGCGATCGTGGCGTGCTGGGTCGTGGCATTCTTCCGCGATCCGGTTCGCAACGGCCCGCGTGGCGACACACTGGTCATCTCCCCGGCCGATGGCGTCGTCGTCAGCGTTGTCCGGATCGACGAGCCCGATGTGGTCGGCGGCACCACCCACCGCGTGGCGATCTTCATGAACGTGTTCAACGTGCATGTGAACCGGTATCCGGCCACCGGAACCGTCGTCTTCCGCAAGTACCAGCCCGGCGTCTTCGGTCATGCGGGGCGCGACAAGGCGAGCCTCGAGAACGAGCACAGCGATGTCGGCCTCAGCACCGCGCACGGCAAGCTGCTGGTCCGGCAGATCGCCGGGAGCATTGCCCGCCGGATCGTCACCGATCACGCGGTCGGCACCGCCGTTCACCAGGGAGATCGCATGGGACTGATTCGCTTCGGGTCACGCGTCGACATCTTCCTGCCGATCGGTGCGGCGATCCGCGTCAAGGAAGGCGACCGCACTCAAGCCGGCGTCACGGTGATCGCCGAATGGACGTGA
- the pssA gene encoding CDP-diacylglycerol--serine O-phosphatidyltransferase, which translates to MSPINAPRRTVMRRVVVVMPSAFTLGNLFFGIWAIVAAYNGGYLWAGWFIIFAGVLDGLDGRVARASNTGTRFGAELDSLVDVISFGVAPALLIYFEELATVRGFAWVLCFLYVMAAAIRLARFNVVAGLGGRPSAWFTGLPSPAAGATLAVWWAFSQTSWYRVTLAQYNGQHIVTVGLMVLVAMLMVSNVKYPRFPSAGIRNPSQITGLVIYLVMLAGGLIVPRYFLFPLGITYIAFGLLRAVVHNLADRNDNHSGGGQVSVLANRRRQGGRNLEDLE; encoded by the coding sequence GTGAGTCCGATCAACGCCCCGCGCCGCACGGTGATGCGCCGTGTCGTGGTGGTGATGCCGAGCGCCTTCACGCTCGGCAATCTCTTCTTCGGCATCTGGGCGATCGTCGCGGCGTACAACGGCGGCTACCTCTGGGCGGGCTGGTTCATCATCTTCGCCGGTGTCCTCGATGGCCTCGACGGCCGCGTCGCGCGGGCGTCGAACACTGGCACGCGTTTCGGCGCCGAGCTCGACTCGCTCGTCGACGTGATCTCGTTCGGCGTCGCTCCGGCGCTGCTCATCTACTTCGAAGAACTCGCCACGGTGCGCGGCTTCGCGTGGGTGCTCTGCTTCCTCTACGTCATGGCCGCGGCGATCCGTCTGGCGCGCTTTAACGTCGTCGCCGGGCTCGGCGGACGGCCGTCGGCGTGGTTCACCGGCCTCCCGTCGCCCGCGGCGGGTGCCACCCTGGCCGTCTGGTGGGCGTTTTCGCAGACGTCGTGGTATCGCGTCACGCTGGCGCAGTACAACGGCCAGCACATCGTGACGGTGGGATTGATGGTTCTCGTCGCGATGCTGATGGTCAGCAACGTGAAGTACCCGCGATTTCCGTCGGCCGGGATCCGGAATCCATCGCAGATCACCGGCCTCGTGATCTACCTCGTGATGCTCGCCGGCGGATTGATCGTACCGCGTTACTTCCTCTTTCCGCTCGGGATCACCTATATCGCCTTCGGCCTGCTCCGCGCCGTCGTGCACAATCTCGCCGATCGCAACGACAACCATTCCGGCGGCGGACAGGTGTCGGTCCTCGCCAATCGCCGGCGCCAGGGCGGTCGCAATCTCGAGGACCTCGAATGA
- the purS gene encoding phosphoribosylformylglycinamidine synthase subunit PurS, which yields MTFRVHVRIVPRSGLLDPQGQAIEHALAALGFAGVADVRVGKAIELGIDAPTAEAARDEARAMCARLLANPVTEDFVIEADAT from the coding sequence ATGACGTTCCGCGTTCATGTGCGCATCGTCCCGCGTAGCGGGTTGCTCGACCCGCAGGGACAAGCGATCGAGCACGCCCTTGCCGCACTCGGCTTTGCCGGCGTCGCCGACGTGCGCGTCGGCAAGGCGATCGAACTCGGGATCGACGCACCGACGGCGGAAGCGGCGCGCGACGAAGCGCGTGCGATGTGCGCGCGGCTCCTCGCCAATCCTGTGACCGAAGACTTCGTGATCGAGGCCGACGCGACATGA
- the purQ gene encoding phosphoribosylformylglycinamidine synthase subunit PurQ — MSTVAVVSFPGSNCETETLAAIERAGGNAVLLDYRAKSLGDAGAVILPGGFSYGDYLRSGAIARFAPVMDAVRKLAEDGGVVIGICNGFQVLCEAHLLPGALQRNAQQRFAGRPVDVRIERTDTVCTGEYRDGEVIRIPIGHGEGRYVADAATLAALERDNRIVMRYVPVDGTDAPSNPNGATDGIAGICDPTGRIVGFMPHPERQADPALGSDLGQRVFSSLVASLAVGAPA; from the coding sequence ATGAGCACCGTCGCTGTTGTCTCCTTTCCCGGCAGCAATTGCGAAACCGAAACGCTCGCTGCGATCGAGCGCGCCGGCGGCAATGCCGTGCTTCTCGACTACCGCGCCAAGTCTCTCGGCGATGCCGGTGCCGTGATTCTCCCCGGCGGATTCTCCTACGGCGATTATCTCCGGTCCGGAGCGATCGCGCGGTTCGCGCCGGTGATGGACGCGGTGCGGAAGCTCGCGGAAGACGGCGGCGTCGTGATCGGCATCTGCAACGGCTTCCAGGTGCTCTGCGAAGCGCACCTTCTTCCCGGTGCGCTGCAGCGCAATGCCCAGCAGCGGTTCGCCGGCCGTCCCGTCGATGTCCGGATCGAACGGACCGACACCGTGTGCACCGGCGAGTACCGCGACGGCGAAGTGATTCGCATTCCGATCGGTCACGGCGAAGGGCGGTACGTCGCCGACGCGGCGACGCTCGCCGCGCTCGAACGCGACAATCGCATCGTCATGCGATATGTGCCGGTCGACGGAACCGATGCGCCATCCAACCCGAACGGCGCCACCGACGGCATCGCCGGGATCTGCGATCCGACGGGCCGCATCGTCGGCTTCATGCCGCATCCGGAGCGCCAGGCCGATCCCGCCCTCGGCTCCGATCTCGGCCAGCGGGTCTTCTCCTCGCTCGTCGCCTCGCTCGCTGTGGGCGCGCCCGCGTGA
- the purL gene encoding phosphoribosylformylglycinamidine synthase subunit PurL: MTAIAPAEAFPGERPVTAAVVREHKLTDAEYQAILDLLGRTPTLTELGIFSALWSEHCSYKHTKPILRTFPTEGPQVVQGPGENAGVLRLRDGWAVAFKIESHNHPSAIEPFQGAATGVGGILRDVFTMGARPVAVLNSLRLGPLDDARNRYLFAGIVKGVGDYGNCVGIPTLGGEVVFSACYTGNPLVNAMAVGLLRESDLITARAHGVGNLLIAVGARTGRDGIHGASFASEDLSAESEKRRPQVQVGDPFTEKLLLEASLELITSGTIVAIQDMGAAGLTSSSAEMAARGGVGVELDTSRVPVREAGMTPYEIMLSESQERMLVVAEPAQVDEIVQICRKWDLEAAVIGSVTDDGIYRIVHEGRVVAAIPGKELVDGCPMYAPPAAESAEAINRRTITPAAADPPVDEALKRLLDAPTIASKRWVFEQYDSTVRGSTVVVPGGDAGVLKVAGTDFALAMTVDCNARYVLLDPYQGGLAAVAEAARNIACTGARPLGITDCLNFGNPEKPAIFFQFAEACRGISDACRAFNTPVTGGNVSLYNQNPNGAIDPTPTVGMIGLLDDVTTAVPAHFQRSGDVILLLGTTRGHLGGSAYWAEVLDTVGGAPPPVDLTAERALQDFLVTTARERLIHSAHDLSDGGLAVALAECCIGGPWATSSFGAEADLAGHANDVGDTAWFFGEDGGRVLISCDPANVARLQKLAHHHGLPCHYLGQVGAAGGDLDVHRGNQRWRWSVGELRTIYMNAIPRRMSPARTAGGN; the protein is encoded by the coding sequence GTGACGGCGATCGCACCCGCCGAAGCGTTTCCCGGCGAGCGGCCGGTCACTGCGGCCGTCGTCCGCGAGCACAAGCTGACCGATGCCGAGTATCAAGCAATTCTCGACCTCCTTGGTCGCACGCCGACACTGACCGAACTCGGAATCTTCTCCGCGCTCTGGTCGGAGCACTGCTCGTACAAGCACACCAAGCCGATCCTGCGGACGTTTCCCACCGAAGGGCCGCAGGTGGTGCAAGGACCCGGCGAAAACGCCGGGGTGCTCCGGTTGCGCGATGGCTGGGCAGTCGCCTTCAAGATCGAGTCTCACAATCACCCGAGCGCGATCGAGCCGTTCCAGGGCGCCGCCACCGGCGTCGGCGGAATCCTCCGCGATGTATTCACGATGGGTGCACGCCCCGTTGCCGTGCTGAATTCGCTCCGTCTCGGCCCGCTCGACGACGCCCGCAACCGCTATCTCTTCGCCGGCATCGTCAAGGGCGTTGGCGACTACGGCAATTGCGTCGGCATCCCGACGCTCGGCGGCGAAGTTGTCTTCTCCGCGTGCTATACCGGCAATCCGCTGGTCAACGCGATGGCCGTGGGCCTCCTTCGCGAATCGGATTTGATCACCGCACGAGCGCACGGCGTTGGCAATCTCCTGATCGCCGTCGGCGCGCGGACCGGTCGCGACGGCATCCACGGCGCATCGTTCGCTTCGGAAGACCTCAGTGCCGAGAGTGAGAAGCGTCGCCCGCAGGTCCAGGTCGGCGATCCGTTCACGGAGAAACTCCTTCTCGAGGCGTCACTCGAGCTGATCACCAGCGGCACCATCGTCGCGATCCAGGATATGGGTGCGGCGGGGCTCACTTCGTCATCGGCGGAGATGGCCGCTCGTGGTGGCGTCGGCGTCGAGCTCGATACGTCGCGAGTCCCGGTCCGCGAAGCCGGGATGACGCCGTATGAGATCATGCTGTCGGAATCGCAGGAACGGATGCTCGTCGTCGCCGAGCCGGCGCAGGTCGACGAGATCGTCCAGATCTGCCGCAAGTGGGATCTGGAAGCCGCGGTGATCGGATCGGTGACCGACGACGGGATCTACCGCATCGTGCACGAAGGTCGCGTCGTCGCCGCGATTCCGGGCAAGGAACTGGTCGACGGCTGCCCGATGTATGCGCCACCCGCGGCGGAATCTGCCGAGGCGATCAACCGGCGCACAATTACTCCAGCGGCCGCCGATCCACCGGTCGATGAGGCTCTGAAGCGGCTTCTCGACGCGCCGACCATTGCCAGCAAGCGATGGGTGTTCGAACAATACGACTCCACTGTGCGCGGTAGCACCGTCGTCGTTCCCGGTGGTGATGCCGGCGTCCTCAAGGTCGCGGGCACCGACTTTGCGCTGGCGATGACCGTCGATTGCAACGCGCGCTACGTCCTCCTCGATCCCTACCAGGGCGGCCTCGCCGCAGTCGCTGAAGCAGCGCGCAACATCGCCTGCACCGGCGCGCGCCCGCTCGGGATCACGGATTGTCTCAACTTCGGCAACCCCGAGAAACCTGCGATCTTCTTTCAGTTTGCCGAAGCGTGCCGCGGGATCTCCGACGCCTGCCGCGCGTTCAATACGCCGGTCACCGGCGGTAACGTCTCGCTCTACAACCAGAATCCCAACGGCGCCATCGATCCGACGCCAACAGTCGGGATGATCGGCCTTCTTGACGACGTCACCACTGCCGTTCCCGCCCATTTCCAGCGCAGCGGCGACGTGATCCTTCTTCTCGGCACCACGCGCGGTCATCTCGGCGGAAGCGCCTACTGGGCGGAAGTGCTCGACACCGTCGGTGGTGCGCCGCCACCGGTCGACCTCACCGCCGAGCGTGCCCTCCAGGACTTCCTTGTCACCACTGCACGCGAACGGCTGATTCACTCGGCGCACGATCTCTCTGACGGCGGCCTCGCCGTCGCGCTCGCCGAGTGCTGCATCGGCGGCCCGTGGGCGACGTCGAGCTTTGGGGCCGAGGCCGATCTCGCCGGGCACGCCAACGACGTCGGCGATACGGCATGGTTTTTTGGCGAGGATGGCGGCCGGGTGCTGATTTCGTGCGATCCGGCCAACGTTGCGCGGTTGCAGAAGCTCGCCCACCATCACGGCCTTCCCTGCCACTACCTCGGCCAGGTCGGCGCTGCCGGAGGCGATCTGGACGTCCATCGCGGGAACCAGCGGTGGCGCTGGTCCGTTGGCGAGTTGCGCACCATCTACATGAACGCCATTCCGCGCCGGATGTCGCCGGCACGGACGGCAGGGGGCAACTGA